TTTAGCAGCCGGCACTTCTACAGGGGGAATGATGAACAAGCGCTGGGGCAGGGTTGGCGACTCGCCTATTATTGGCGCCGGAACCTACGCTTCAAATGAGGTAGTGGCTGTATCGTGTACAGGGCATGGCGAGTATTTTATACGCAATGCTGCCGCCTTTGATGTGGCTGCCCGCATGGCCTATGGCAAATCGCCGGTAGATGAGGCCGCCCGAACCGTGATTTTTGATGTGCTCGAACCTAAGGGAGGGCTTGGAGGCATAATTGCTATTGATGCCGAGGGCAATATATCCATGCCGTTTAGCACCGAAAGCATGTGCCGTGCCTACAAAACAAAAGACAAACCTGTTTATGTGGCAATTTACAAAGATGAATAATTCTTTTGTTCTTATTGCTACTGTCAAACCTGTACTGCTAAGTTAAAGTATTTTGTACTGCTTCGGTGGTTTGCCTTAGTTTGGTTTCGCAAAAAGCAATTAAAGCCAATGCCCGTTGTACTTTTTCGGCCAAATCATCAACAGTTATAGTTTGGTTTTCCATGTCGGCAACCAAGTCGGTAAGTTCGTTTAAGGCGGCTTGGTAATTAGAAGGCAAATTAGTGTTTGATTCGGTTTTTTTCATGTTTAATAAAACGAGGAAATG
The sequence above is drawn from the Sphingobacteriales bacterium genome and encodes:
- the xseB gene encoding exodeoxyribonuclease VII small subunit translates to MKKTESNTNLPSNYQAALNELTDLVADMENQTITVDDLAEKVQRALALIAFCETKLRQTTEAVQNTLT